aggggctcctccacttatatcttaggtcctttgcccttcctaggggtggacaggaagctcatggctcgttagctcgctcggctcgtgacaggctcggctcggctcggctcggctcggctcgtttgaatttcctaacgagccgagctggcatTTCAGCTCTTagagataacgagccagctcgagctggctcgcgagccgCTCGCGAGCCTTAACGAGCCAGAGCAGATGAGGCCCAGGCGCCTAGCCCAGCCCAACAGCCCATCACCCAGCCCATCACCTTGTGAAAACCCTAGAGTCAATCCCCTTCTGGCTTGTCCCCATCCTCAATCCCCacccaagccgccgccggcctcatggctgccgctcgcccgcgcctatcctccccggcgccgacgccgccgcccccgcctctcctccccgacgccgacgccgtcggcCGTGGacgccttcgcccgcgccgctccttcccgccaccgccgccaccgcccgcgcctctcctccccggcgccgacgcggccggccgtggacgccgccgcccgcgccgctcctccccagCACCGACGCTGCCGTggacgccgccgctcgcgccgctcctccccggcgcTGACGCAACCAaccgtggacgccgccgcccgcggcagtcctccccggcgccgacACCGTCATGGACGCTGCTggccgcgccgctcctccccggcgccCCTTCTCGGCTCCTCCCCTTGTTCGCTTTCTCTCTTGTCCCCAAAGCTCACGAGCCtaacgagctggctcgagctttcaaacaagccgagccgagctgggtttctagctcgttaggataacgagccgagccgagctagctcgttatcctaacgagctagaccgagccgagccgagccgagccgagccagctcgacatccacccctagcccttccacaaccaatgtgggactattcaacaatctcccccttcacaCATTCAACAATCTCcactattcaacaatctcccccttcacaTATTGGTGTCCCTTAGCCCTTCACCGTGTATAGACCCCACAGAGCAGGCCAACGGTCCATCAGGTATACGGGCCACGCAGGCACCCACGGTCCATTAGACCTTCACACACTGTGTCCATCGGGCTAGAGATGTTAACCTagccaggctctgataccaattatAGGATTGTAAAGGgcccactggtggagaaaccatctttggtcggtcggccaaaatccacaatagtcccggttgcaataaaaaccgggactaaaaatgatctttagtcccggttaaaaacatcaCAGCTAGTTTAtgaaccaaccgggactaaaaatcatctttactcccggttcatcCCATGTCAGTAGTctgtcagggggccgaggatctttagtcccggttggtgacaccaaccaggagtaaagatcatctttatagTCTCGGTTGATAATacaaaccgagactaaaaattatattgatctttagtcccggttagtattaCCAATCGAGACTAAAATTTAATACGTAGTATATAATGcctatcccttatcctctcctacaCTTCATAGATCCGTTCCACTTCCTCTTCACAGATCtaactcctcctcccctcctcactTCCCATccgccccttctcctcctctcctcccttcccattcgatccggtggccggcggccggcggggccacggcggcgacggccgtgacgggcggcggctggaggggccgcgcccggcggcgaccatggcgggcggcggcggtgccacgcggggcggcggccatggcgggcagcggcggtgccgtgcgtggcggcggccggcggggccacGCCCGGCAGcagaggcgggcggccggcgggggcgaaaaggatgttgagtgcactgccaccatcgatgagggatCTGTGAAGCTTGACGTTGTGAACCActaggtctagtaccagggggtaccgccccgggtggaccactcggtcaggatgatccgagcggtcaaacttaatTGTTGTCTCtaaccaccgaagatattggggcatATCGGGCTGAACAGCGTTGATCTCCCGTTTggtcagcttttgctttctcttagattcataagccaggggtccaccaaagatgtggttgagttccttgcggtggtcttgaaaaccagtcggggcatcaCCTTCATCATCCTTCTTCTTTGACGTGCTTTGATCTCCGTCGGAGGCCTTACGTGCGTTCTTGGTGTATTGTTTTGcaaactgtttgtagacgaaacaatctttggccgcgtgattggaattgggatgatgcggatattgggagttcatgatcttgtcaaaaGTGTTGATGCGCGAATGTTGTCGGGAGGATGGTGTAGTAGTTGCCACAagttcctcgggcttacgcttgcgatccttgtgattGGTACTTCCAGTCTCCCCTGTAGTCGGCGTATCTTTCTtcggcttccaagtggtgcctGACTGCTTGGACGCGGTAAtggcatcttcggctttggcatattCGTTGGCTTTTTCGGACATCTGCTTGACTGTCTTGGGAGGcttgcgcccgaacttgccgactaggtcttcgtggcgaatgcccttggtgaaggcggtgatgatgacgtcgtcggtaatgtcagagatcttgttacgttgctCGGAaaagcgtcggatgtaatctcgaagggattctccagacttctgaatgacgttgtagagatcaaaaTGTGTACCAGGGCGTTCAAAGGtaccctggaagttggcgatgaagtgttCGCCAAGTTTCGCCCATGATCCGATTGTACCACGGGGTAACCCGTGAAGACAGGACTGGGCAGAATCCGCTAGGGCCATAGGCAAATAGTttgccatggctttgctgtctcctcccGCTACGcgaattgcgagaccgtagacggtgagccaggACTCcgggttagtggtgccgtcatacttctcgattccagtcggcttgaagccggctggtcAATCCACTCAACGCAGGTCGCTTGTGAAGGCAGTgactccatccacgtcgtcgtcgtagcgatctGGTGAATGGTGGGGAGCGTAGCCTATTGTCGCGCGGCGCTGGTTGATAGTATCGCGAAAATCGACGGGGCGCTTGCGAGGTGGGGAGCGTGGTCGTTCAACTCGACGCTCCCTGTGTAGTTCGGGAAGCGAGTGGACAGATCGCTCGTcatgacccctgctcctgcgactggatctcgcgccggcgacgctgaggcttggttggtgatagtcttgagatcgaagagGAGAAACTCGGCTGCTAGTCAGCGTGCTGACGCTTGCAGAGTTAACCGGGACCGAggcggcgatcatggtcttggtctggttcaagatgttgacgacgtgattgggttgattgagtgcgtcttccttgaggagggtgtcgaggagggtgatcgctgcaaccgcgttctgttgaggggtgcgaaaAACCGCAGTTTCCTCGACGTCTTGCTGCCCGATAAGTTCTCGTGCTTGTCACCCGGCTTCCAAGGCCTGTTTTCaccgatcctcagcctcctttgcagcccgttcgcattcctgttgctcacgctgcaGCCGTTCTCGCTCTTGTGCTTGGCGCTCCTCTTCCAGTCGGCGTCGTTCGACTTCCTGTTGTACGCGTAGTTcttctgcttctcgggctttACGTTGTTCTTCCGTCTCGTTGTCAACCATGAAGATGCCGAAGTAGGGAGGTGTGTAGTTGTCTTCAAAGccttcgtcgaagtcgtcgaggttgCGGTAGTCGTAGCGGTAGCAGAAGTCATCGTACTCCACGATCTTCGTTGGTCGCGAGTCGACGCcaggggagctgaggtagctgTCCAGTtgttccgtcgaaaccgtgccgagaggctggagtatgacgccgacttccctggagctaggCCGGGCCGAGGCTGAAGCCGGATCCCGCCTAGGCCTATGGGGAGAAGACGCCCTTGTGGTGAAGACAACAGCCAAATCATcggggagtttcatcaggattggcgGATAGGCCCCATTGTCTTGATCGGGTTGTGTTGAAGTAGATTgaatctcgtccgagtggtttgaagccaactcgGTGGAGATGATCTTGGGGTAGACCTCGGTCGAGTTCGGGATACCGAACGGGGCGGAGATATGGCCTCTTCCCGACTAGTTTgaatccgagtcgaggagagaaatcttgccgaagtcgttgttgatgaagtcgaggctgccgaatcGGAACGCCTGCCtgggagggaagacgaagtcgtcgatgccggaaacgaaacccatcgcactagtcggcgaagaacttgacgctacccctacctggcgcgccaactgtcgaaacaagatttcggcaatactaaaagggggtggctatcaagctggaaaagtggatgggtttagagacaaggaattttatacaggttcaggccttcttaatcaagaagtaatactctactcctgtccggggattgatccgccgagtgtattattgatcgtatgatctagGAAGAAATCGTGCCCCTAAAgacacccggacccctccttatataggggaaggggtctgCATTACAAAAAAcaatccatatccctaacggaatatgtagcTACAGATAAAAAACAATcataaccgactaggatcttgggtatttccttgacatacaagtttagaatttaacccgagtcctcttaaagatatcttatatacGATTTCAGGGTTACAATCCTACCTTTTCATTGGGCCACGTGGCACCACAAGCGGAACTCAGCCTGGATTCTGGGCTCTAGAGCAGCCACGTATTTGCAGCCCACCTGTAGCCGTTTGATTGGAAATCAACGATGGTGGTGCAGCGAGCATAATTGGAAATGCGTTGCAGACTCCGTTAGGGGATCGAGGataagatttttttatttttatattttgacaatTCCACATCGGTGATTTCTAGAAGTGCTCTTTGAGCTTTGCTGGCATGGGAAAAAACAACGTGGGCCAAAAGCCCAAAGTGAGGTAGGGATAGATGTGGCCTTTATTTACttgatttgaattttttttcaatattttcaaCAAATAATTGTAATCATGACGCTATATGggcttttaaaaaattatacataCATGGCTAAAACGTAATTTGATTTATGGGTCTACTGAACGTTTTACGTGCATGTATGGTTTAACGCAGGCTTGTCAAACCAGTTGTTTATAAGCTCGTATTATCGAACATGCAATGAAAAATATTTAACCTACAATACTGTAAATCTTCACATAAATATCACACCCTCTATATTTTAAACAGACGACGCCATTGAATTTTGATTTAATATTTAACCACACATCATATTGTAAAAATAATGTGTTATTTATTGTGACTATTTTATTATCGAACACCAAAATCAGGAATTAAAATATCGTCAAATGCGACGCATATTCAGAGAAGCTAACTAGCAGGCTCGCTCCTCTTTTCAGGAGCATATTATATTTCTCAGTCAAAAGTAAAAGAAcattaacttaaaaaaagaataaggGAATTAAATATACCACAACTACTATTGGTAATaccaaaaaaatggaaaaaaaaaggaactaaaACAGTGTTAAAATGCACCATATctacatacacatacacatcCAAAATAGTAGGTGCACGGTGCGCCTATTGGCGCACTGATTTTCTAgttctatctatacatggcaccccatacccagttggatatggggtatccata
The Oryza sativa Japonica Group chromosome 6, ASM3414082v1 DNA segment above includes these coding regions:
- the LOC136356995 gene encoding uncharacterized protein; its protein translation is MGFVSGIDDFVFPPRQAFRFGSLDFINNDFGKISLLDSDSNYYLSSPGVDSRPTKIVEYDDFCYRYDYRNLDDFDEGFEDNYTPPYFGIFMVDNETEEQPGFKPTGIEKYDGTTNPESWLTVYGLAIRVAGGDSKAMANYLPMALADSAQSCLHGLPRGTIGSWAKLGEHFIANFQGTFERPGTHFDLYNVIQKSGESLRDYIRRFSEQRNKISDITDDVIITAFTKGIRHEDLVGKFGRKPPKTVKQMSEKANEYAKAEDAITASKQSGTTWKPKKDTPTTGETGSTNHKDRKRKPEELVATTTPSSRQHSRINTFDKIMNSQYPHHPNSNHAAKDCFVYKQFAKQYTKNARKASDGDQSTSKKKDDEGDAPTGFQDHRKELNHIFGGPLAYESKRKQKLTKREINAVQPDMPQYLRWLETTIKFDRSDHPDRVVHPGRYPLGEIVE